A genomic region of Rhizobium sp. NXC24 contains the following coding sequences:
- a CDS encoding type I secretion system permease/ATPase, whose protein sequence is MTPTNLAQAQRQQTQLVIALRACAGAFGLVFLYSCGYNLFLLAPSIYLLQIYDRVMSSRSIDTLIMLTLIISVAVVVGSTLDIVRRAALSRIGSWLDHRLRPDVLNASFEYASRADSSVAADCYRDLASLRQFLDSPASALLFDIPWAPIFLLLLFLVHPLLGAIGLLSAVALLSLALLTELATQQPIAQANLALSRSYGRLATALRYIQVIRAMGMQDGAAQIVYRDAEAARKAQDTAMHRTEIILGFSKSIRTLTQILVMGAATWLVLEDNSSPGIIFVASLLLGRGLAPVEGAIGAWRSFAFARNSFNRLNKMLIVVSSQDDLRTIPVPDPSGLILDNVGYALPFAARPILKGVTLHLMPGDCVALIGPSGSGKSTLGRIMAGVLHPTSGCTLLGGVDISALRLCANTRHVGYLPQDIELFGGAIKDVIGRLDGADPTRAIEAAKLVGLHETIMRLPQGYETDIGEGGNLLLRAQRQQLGLARAAYGNPSLVVLDDPNSSLDYEGERILFNAIERMRSRRMIVVIITHRMGVLPVTNKIAIMRNGMVNAFGESEHIYDTYLRPPSPTQTLEGKAAS, encoded by the coding sequence ATGACGCCAACAAATCTTGCACAAGCCCAGCGCCAGCAGACACAACTGGTCATAGCCCTTCGGGCCTGCGCCGGAGCCTTCGGCTTGGTTTTTCTTTATAGCTGCGGCTACAATCTCTTTCTTCTCGCCCCTTCCATCTATCTCTTGCAGATATACGATCGGGTGATGTCGAGCCGCAGCATCGATACGCTGATAATGCTGACGCTCATCATCTCGGTTGCGGTAGTGGTCGGCTCCACTCTTGATATTGTGCGCAGAGCAGCACTTTCGCGCATCGGCAGTTGGCTGGACCATCGATTGCGTCCGGATGTCCTGAACGCTTCATTCGAATATGCGTCCCGTGCAGATAGCAGCGTTGCGGCCGATTGTTACCGCGACCTTGCCTCGCTGCGCCAGTTCCTCGATTCGCCGGCAAGTGCGCTTCTCTTCGATATTCCCTGGGCGCCGATTTTCCTGCTGCTGCTCTTTCTCGTTCATCCCCTGCTGGGTGCGATCGGTCTTCTAAGTGCAGTCGCTCTCCTGTCGCTTGCCCTCCTGACGGAACTGGCGACACAGCAGCCGATCGCGCAGGCCAATCTCGCGCTGTCCCGAAGCTATGGGCGGCTTGCGACCGCTCTCCGATATATTCAGGTGATCCGCGCCATGGGGATGCAGGACGGTGCGGCGCAAATCGTCTATCGCGATGCCGAGGCGGCCAGAAAAGCGCAAGACACCGCCATGCACCGCACTGAGATCATTCTGGGATTCTCGAAGTCCATCAGGACATTAACGCAGATTCTGGTCATGGGGGCAGCCACATGGCTGGTGCTCGAGGATAACAGCAGCCCCGGCATCATCTTTGTCGCAAGCCTGTTGCTCGGCCGCGGTCTTGCGCCGGTCGAGGGCGCGATCGGCGCGTGGCGCTCGTTCGCGTTTGCACGTAACTCCTTCAATCGTCTCAACAAGATGCTGATCGTGGTTTCTTCGCAGGATGATCTCCGCACGATACCTGTCCCCGATCCCAGCGGTCTCATCCTCGACAATGTCGGCTACGCCCTGCCGTTTGCCGCCCGACCCATATTGAAAGGCGTCACGCTGCACCTGATGCCAGGTGACTGTGTTGCGCTCATCGGCCCGTCCGGGTCCGGGAAGTCGACACTCGGCCGGATCATGGCCGGCGTCCTGCATCCGACAAGCGGATGCACGCTCCTGGGCGGCGTCGACATTTCTGCGCTGCGCCTCTGCGCCAACACGCGTCATGTCGGCTATCTGCCGCAGGATATCGAACTTTTCGGTGGAGCCATCAAGGATGTCATCGGACGCCTGGATGGCGCAGATCCCACCAGGGCCATCGAAGCGGCAAAGCTGGTCGGGCTGCATGAGACCATCATGCGGCTGCCGCAGGGCTACGAGACCGACATAGGCGAAGGGGGAAACCTGTTGCTGCGCGCTCAGCGGCAGCAGCTCGGATTGGCGCGCGCCGCCTACGGCAATCCCTCGCTGGTAGTGCTCGACGATCCGAATTCCAGTCTGGACTATGAAGGCGAACGCATCCTCTTCAACGCGATCGAACGCATGAGATCCAGGCGAATGATCGTGGTCATCATTACCCACCGAATGGGAGTTCTTCCCGTCACCAACAAGATCGCGATCATGCGCAATGGCATGGTCAATGCGTTTGGAGAAAGCGAGCATATCTACGACACCTATCTTCGCCCGCCATCGCCGACGCAGACACTGGAAGGAAAGGCCGCGTCATGA
- a CDS encoding PE-PGRS family protein, which produces MPIPQITDTINLTDPTAGNANAGNGGDGYGNGNIHYDPTAYVNNYQDVYGASTDLHNGDHVHQMADWDAGGGGAGGLAQAYNAALSALTATGGAGGSATSNGSQGSVSGGDVAAVSAATTATQDTTSLIDQHATIISGMGGNGGNGNTALGGSVSTALVHTDTISTAVSNAFDHFDNSFGGSIDVHHLGT; this is translated from the coding sequence ATGCCTATTCCACAGATAACTGATACGATCAATCTCACCGATCCCACTGCAGGCAACGCCAATGCCGGCAATGGCGGCGACGGATACGGCAACGGGAATATTCACTACGATCCCACTGCCTATGTCAATAACTACCAGGACGTCTACGGGGCCTCAACTGATCTCCATAATGGCGATCACGTTCACCAGATGGCTGACTGGGATGCCGGCGGCGGCGGAGCTGGCGGATTGGCCCAAGCTTATAACGCCGCGCTTTCCGCACTCACCGCAACCGGTGGAGCTGGCGGGAGCGCCACTTCGAACGGTAGCCAAGGCTCTGTGAGCGGCGGCGACGTAGCAGCGGTTTCTGCAGCCACGACAGCCACGCAAGACACTACATCGTTGATCGACCAGCATGCCACCATCATATCCGGCATGGGTGGCAATGGCGGTAACGGCAACACGGCACTAGGCGGTAGTGTATCGACTGCGTTGGTTCATACGGACACCATCAGCACGGCCGTATCGAATGCCTTCGATCATTTCGACAATTCTTTTGGCGGCAGCATCGACGTGCACCACCTCGGTACGTGA
- a CDS encoding GNAT family N-acetyltransferase: MPLPLVRRTKRLLLRMPVEADLDFVTALFARPELVAHRPDPRPDTPDASARRLSRDMDHWPHHGFGRWAVEADGRLIGFGGVTVSKEFDGLNLSYHLHPDSWGHGYATELVREALAFSFNDLHAERVIGLVRSVNVASRHVLEKCGFAFEREVMLHNAPTNLFVLTAYGQKV, from the coding sequence ATGCCATTACCTTTGGTTCGACGCACGAAGCGCTTGCTGTTGCGCATGCCGGTTGAGGCCGACCTCGACTTCGTGACGGCCCTCTTTGCCCGGCCGGAACTCGTCGCGCACCGGCCCGATCCGAGGCCGGATACGCCGGACGCAAGTGCGCGACGGCTCTCTCGTGACATGGATCACTGGCCTCACCACGGGTTCGGTCGCTGGGCTGTCGAGGCGGACGGCAGGCTGATCGGCTTCGGCGGCGTGACCGTGTCGAAGGAATTCGATGGCCTCAATCTGTCCTATCATCTGCATCCGGATAGCTGGGGACACGGCTATGCGACCGAGCTGGTGAGGGAGGCTTTAGCGTTTTCATTCAATGACTTGCATGCCGAGAGAGTCATCGGCCTGGTCCGCTCGGTCAATGTCGCTTCCAGACATGTTCTGGAAAAATGCGGCTTCGCCTTCGAGCGTGAAGTCATGCTGCACAATGCGCCGACCAATCTCTTCGTGCTCACCGCCTACGGCCAAAAAGTATGA
- a CDS encoding LysR family transcriptional regulator, translating into MMNDATLRKIDLNLLLAFSVLMQERNVSRAAERLLLGQPGLSAALRRLRETLDDELFVRVGRGLQPTPRALSIAPAIEDALSGIERAIRPPAAFDPGSWEGEFRVGLCDNLESAFFGPLAARLRKLAPGVRLVSVAFDRRDAARLLDEGAYEFSISVHDEPASWHIRAPLFEQASLCIYDARHLKCTMPLSLKQFANAPHVTVSLEGAISTNVDVALARLGHRRQVVATVPRFSALPPTLRAIPAIATVPESIARCMAQLHDLTISAPPFELPADPVTMLYRRVDQADSRSVWLRRLFVEVVAEALKASGCSMGVSTAACCFDKVPLDEAV; encoded by the coding sequence ATGATGAATGACGCCACGCTTCGAAAGATCGACCTCAATCTGCTGCTCGCCTTTTCCGTGCTCATGCAGGAACGGAATGTGAGCCGTGCCGCCGAGCGCCTGCTGCTTGGCCAGCCCGGCCTGTCCGCTGCTCTGCGCCGGCTGCGCGAGACGCTCGATGACGAATTGTTCGTGCGCGTCGGACGCGGCTTGCAGCCGACGCCTCGCGCTCTTTCCATTGCTCCGGCCATCGAGGATGCGCTTTCGGGCATCGAGCGCGCCATCCGCCCTCCGGCGGCCTTCGATCCCGGAAGCTGGGAGGGTGAGTTCCGCGTCGGGCTATGCGACAATTTGGAATCGGCTTTCTTCGGGCCACTGGCGGCGCGGTTGCGGAAGCTGGCGCCCGGCGTTCGATTGGTCAGCGTGGCGTTCGACAGGCGCGATGCCGCGCGTCTGCTGGACGAGGGAGCCTATGAGTTCAGCATCTCCGTGCATGACGAACCCGCCTCCTGGCATATTCGCGCGCCTTTGTTCGAACAGGCCTCGTTGTGCATCTACGATGCCCGGCATTTGAAATGCACGATGCCGCTGAGCCTGAAGCAGTTCGCGAATGCGCCGCATGTGACGGTGTCACTCGAGGGCGCCATATCGACCAATGTCGATGTCGCTCTTGCACGCCTCGGCCATCGCCGCCAGGTGGTGGCGACAGTGCCGCGTTTTTCCGCTTTGCCGCCGACATTGCGCGCCATTCCGGCCATTGCGACCGTTCCGGAGTCCATTGCCCGCTGCATGGCGCAGCTTCACGATCTGACGATTTCAGCGCCGCCGTTCGAATTGCCGGCGGACCCGGTGACGATGCTCTATCGCCGCGTCGATCAGGCCGACAGCCGGTCGGTCTGGCTGCGTCGCTTGTTCGTGGAAGTCGTGGCGGAAGCGCTGAAGGCGAGTGGCTGCAGCATGGGCGTTTCCACGGCTGCCTGCTGCTTCGACAAGGTTCCTTTGGACGAGGCAGTGTGA
- a CDS encoding MFS transporter: MIYSKPRSGAGLALLLLCAANFLDAMDVSTIGVALPAIQTELGIPATSLQWAVSAYVLGYGGFLLLGGRVADLFGHRRVFLWSLGVFAAASIAGGFVDSAPTLIAARLVKGIAAAFTAPAALALLLSVFGEGSARAKALGVFSSTGAAGFVLGMVLGGAATIISWRATLVMGAPVAILALMLAPFVLPTDHRRTGPRPHFDWAGALTITPGLLLFVFGITNAAAAGWQAFPTWGALVAAVVLILLFLLVEARHRDPMVPLAIFRRAKLSHANAIAALFQGSYVGFQFIATLYYQDVVGWSAFATGFSFAFGGVCVMFLAPRFAAIGQNRGTTGLMTLGVGLQAISYVFWVLSVGNINPILLVAVSQLLLGVGYAMTYPSVQVAALSDVEDDKSGLASGLLFASFQIGGGIVLAAASATFGAAPSFGWNPYIAGTAFVAILAATVTLLAAVGPRTSTSRSNVYQAAE; this comes from the coding sequence ATGATTTATTCCAAACCACGAAGCGGAGCCGGGCTGGCATTGCTGCTGCTTTGCGCCGCCAACTTCCTGGACGCCATGGATGTCTCCACCATCGGCGTAGCCCTGCCCGCAATCCAGACAGAGCTCGGCATTCCGGCGACATCGCTGCAATGGGCCGTCAGTGCCTATGTGCTCGGCTATGGCGGCTTTCTGCTGCTCGGCGGCCGCGTTGCCGATCTTTTCGGCCATCGCCGCGTCTTCCTCTGGTCGCTCGGCGTCTTCGCCGCCGCCAGCATCGCCGGCGGTTTCGTCGACAGCGCGCCGACCTTGATCGCCGCACGTCTGGTCAAGGGCATAGCCGCAGCCTTCACCGCGCCGGCGGCACTCGCTCTGCTGCTGTCCGTATTTGGGGAAGGAAGCGCCCGCGCCAAGGCGCTCGGCGTATTCTCCTCCACCGGCGCTGCCGGATTTGTGCTCGGCATGGTGCTGGGCGGCGCCGCAACCATCATTAGCTGGCGGGCGACGCTGGTCATGGGCGCGCCCGTTGCCATCCTCGCACTGATGCTTGCGCCCTTCGTCCTGCCTACCGATCATCGGCGCACTGGGCCGCGGCCGCACTTCGACTGGGCCGGTGCGCTGACGATCACGCCCGGATTGCTGCTCTTCGTCTTCGGCATTACCAACGCCGCAGCCGCGGGCTGGCAGGCATTTCCGACCTGGGGAGCATTGGTCGCGGCGGTGGTCCTCATCCTGCTCTTCCTGCTGGTCGAGGCCCGGCATAGGGATCCGATGGTGCCGCTTGCCATCTTCCGGCGGGCAAAGCTCAGCCATGCCAACGCCATTGCCGCTCTTTTCCAGGGCTCCTATGTCGGCTTCCAGTTCATCGCGACGCTCTACTACCAGGACGTCGTCGGCTGGTCGGCCTTCGCTACTGGCTTTTCCTTCGCCTTCGGCGGCGTCTGTGTCATGTTCCTAGCACCACGATTTGCGGCGATCGGGCAAAATCGCGGCACGACCGGCCTGATGACGCTTGGCGTCGGGCTGCAAGCCATCAGCTATGTCTTCTGGGTCCTCTCGGTCGGAAACATCAATCCGATCCTGCTCGTCGCCGTCTCTCAGCTATTGCTCGGCGTCGGCTATGCCATGACCTATCCGTCGGTGCAGGTGGCCGCCCTCTCCGATGTCGAAGACGATAAGTCGGGCCTGGCCTCCGGGCTGCTGTTCGCCTCCTTCCAGATCGGCGGCGGCATCGTATTGGCAGCCGCATCCGCCACCTTCGGCGCGGCACCAAGCTTCGGCTGGAATCCCTATATCGCCGGCACCGCCTTCGTCGCGATATTGGCCGCTACGGTGACATTGCTGGCGGCGGTCGGCCCGAGGACATCGACGTCGCGTTCGAATGTCTATCAGGCGGCGGAATAG
- a CDS encoding RNA polymerase sigma factor translates to MTAANAHRTILAVWRIEQPRLITSLARMLRDVPLAEDLTQEALLAALERWPETGVPERPGAWLMATAKRRALDHMRRREMLGRKHDMIARDMDEEQQAMPDLDAALDDDIGDELLRLVFTACHPLISREARVALALRMICGLTTEEIARAFLLPEATIAQRIVRAKRTLSESGLAYETPRGEELAQRLASVLEVVYLIFNEGYTAARGEDWLRPQLCNEALRMGRVLTSVSPNEPEAHGLLALMELNASRAAARTDAAGEPILLLEQNRALWDQLQIRRGLRALARARDLGGASGAYALQAAIVACHAEARTAEATDWARIAGLYAKLAAVVPSPIIELNRAVAVGMAEGPEAGLAIVDQLADEPALRGYHLLPSVRGDLLQKLARHEEAKAAFEAAAALAGNQRERDLLMRRAAEAAALSSS, encoded by the coding sequence ATGACGGCCGCCAACGCCCATCGCACGATCCTCGCCGTCTGGCGGATCGAGCAGCCCCGGCTGATCACCAGCCTGGCAAGGATGTTGCGCGACGTGCCTTTGGCCGAAGACCTGACGCAGGAAGCGCTGTTGGCGGCTCTGGAACGGTGGCCGGAGACGGGTGTTCCGGAAAGACCCGGTGCATGGCTGATGGCGACCGCCAAGCGCCGCGCGCTGGATCATATGCGCCGCCGCGAGATGCTTGGGCGCAAGCACGACATGATCGCCCGGGATATGGACGAGGAGCAGCAGGCCATGCCCGATTTAGACGCTGCCCTCGACGACGACATAGGCGACGAACTGCTCCGTCTCGTTTTCACCGCCTGCCATCCATTGATATCGCGGGAGGCCCGGGTCGCCTTGGCGTTGCGGATGATCTGCGGCTTGACGACAGAGGAGATCGCGCGGGCTTTTCTGTTGCCGGAGGCGACGATCGCACAGCGTATCGTCCGCGCCAAACGAACCCTTTCGGAATCAGGTCTCGCCTATGAGACGCCCCGCGGCGAGGAGCTCGCGCAGCGGCTCGCCTCCGTGCTGGAGGTCGTCTATCTCATTTTTAACGAAGGCTATACGGCGGCGCGCGGCGAGGACTGGCTGCGGCCTCAGCTCTGCAACGAAGCACTGCGCATGGGCCGCGTGCTCACCTCGGTCTCTCCAAACGAACCCGAGGCACATGGGCTGCTGGCGCTGATGGAGCTGAACGCCTCGCGCGCTGCGGCGCGCACCGACGCAGCGGGCGAGCCGATCCTTCTGCTGGAACAGAACCGTGCCCTTTGGGATCAGCTCCAGATCCGGCGAGGGCTGCGAGCACTTGCGCGGGCACGGGATCTCGGCGGTGCAAGCGGTGCTTACGCTCTGCAGGCGGCCATTGTCGCCTGCCACGCGGAGGCCAGGACAGCCGAGGCGACCGATTGGGCGCGCATAGCCGGGCTCTATGCGAAACTGGCGGCGGTTGTGCCTTCGCCGATCATCGAACTCAATCGCGCCGTCGCGGTTGGCATGGCGGAAGGGCCGGAGGCTGGGCTGGCGATCGTGGATCAGCTTGCAGACGAGCCGGCGCTCAGGGGATATCACCTGTTACCGAGCGTTCGCGGCGATCTGCTGCAGAAGCTTGCTCGCCATGAGGAGGCGAAAGCCGCTTTTGAAGCGGCGGCAGCCCTGGCCGGAAACCAGCGGGAACGCGACCTGCTGATGCGGCGTGCCGCCGAGGCGGCGGCACTGTCGTCATCATAA
- a CDS encoding YciI family protein, translating into MRFMSIITSAQIGMPTPELMEAISKLADRETKAGRMIDTAGLMPMETGARVSIKDGKLVIVDGPFVEAKEVVGGYAIFEFQNKEEALALTVEFMQLHIDHMPGWEGTCEVRPFFTPDMYPCSAHSVAAEVA; encoded by the coding sequence ATGCGTTTCATGTCTATCATCACCTCCGCTCAAATCGGCATGCCGACGCCGGAGCTCATGGAAGCCATCAGCAAGCTCGCCGATCGCGAGACCAAGGCCGGCCGCATGATCGACACCGCCGGGCTTATGCCGATGGAAACCGGGGCTCGCGTCAGCATCAAGGACGGCAAACTCGTCATCGTCGATGGCCCGTTCGTTGAGGCAAAGGAAGTGGTTGGCGGCTATGCGATCTTCGAATTTCAGAACAAGGAGGAAGCGTTGGCGCTGACGGTCGAATTCATGCAGCTCCACATAGATCACATGCCGGGCTGGGAGGGCACGTGCGAGGTTCGTCCGTTCTTCACGCCGGATATGTACCCATGCAGCGCGCACTCGGTCGCGGCCGAGGTCGCGTGA
- a CDS encoding VOC family protein, whose translation MFDHISIGVKSLDRARQFYDAALAPLGYERLSNFEGTIGYGAERAQFWVMEVERPVPADRGSGLHFCFVAPSQAAVDAFYAAALANGGEDNGKPGIRPDYSQFYYAAFIIDPDGYRLEAYFQTGE comes from the coding sequence ATGTTCGATCACATCTCGATTGGTGTCAAAAGCCTGGACAGAGCGCGGCAATTCTACGACGCGGCACTGGCACCGCTCGGCTACGAGCGGCTGTCGAATTTCGAAGGCACGATCGGATATGGCGCGGAGCGGGCGCAATTTTGGGTCATGGAAGTGGAGCGGCCGGTTCCGGCCGATCGCGGCTCCGGGCTGCATTTCTGCTTCGTCGCGCCGAGCCAGGCGGCGGTCGACGCCTTCTACGCCGCCGCGCTTGCCAACGGCGGCGAGGACAACGGCAAGCCTGGCATCCGGCCTGACTACAGCCAATTCTATTACGCAGCCTTCATCATCGATCCCGACGGTTATCGCCTCGAAGCTTACTTCCAGACCGGCGAATAA
- a CDS encoding cupin domain-containing protein has product MTIFSKAVISRPGAERIARTPFGAPVVIHATAADTNGAMGMWETFTAPGQGPAPHTHTREMEVFRIIRGTYRFQCGEEGFDAAPGTVVALPPHVRHSWRNISDETGQMFVTVTPGGCEQLFIDIEATGADTPEEIAVIEARLGIVNDETEALSARSANDRAR; this is encoded by the coding sequence ATGACGATATTCAGCAAGGCAGTTATCTCTCGGCCGGGCGCTGAACGGATCGCCCGCACGCCCTTCGGCGCCCCCGTCGTCATTCACGCAACCGCCGCGGATACAAATGGCGCCATGGGCATGTGGGAAACATTCACCGCGCCCGGCCAAGGACCCGCGCCGCACACCCATACGCGCGAGATGGAGGTATTTCGCATCATTCGTGGCACATACCGCTTCCAGTGCGGCGAAGAGGGGTTCGATGCCGCTCCCGGCACCGTCGTCGCGCTGCCCCCACATGTGCGCCATAGCTGGCGCAACATCAGCGACGAAACCGGCCAGATGTTCGTCACTGTTACGCCCGGCGGATGTGAACAACTTTTCATAGACATCGAAGCGACAGGCGCGGATACGCCCGAAGAGATTGCTGTCATCGAGGCAAGGCTGGGAATCGTCAACGACGAAACCGAGGCCCTCTCCGCTCGCTCCGCAAATGATCGCGCTCGGTAA
- a CDS encoding phosphatase PAP2 family protein — translation MYEDYVAYPKRAASFGRPLASFLALSALWCLLLLLFNRFPQIDLSVAGSVFTNGPCASADPVGDVCGMFGYDRDRLFVNLRSITLVLPYIAVVVLLAVIYLSWRKLGPHWRTPKVNQCVAALLSLALGCGVIVNLILKAFSGRPRPRDTDLFGGVFNFVEAGSFAGQCLKNCSFISGESSSAGWLLCLVLLLPPRWRLPLGVPLAVASIIMPTMRVLTGAHYLSDAVLGWLLSLVIFAAMLTVFEIFGPRSQRP, via the coding sequence ATGTATGAAGATTATGTTGCCTACCCCAAACGTGCGGCGTCGTTCGGAAGGCCGCTCGCCTCGTTCCTAGCACTATCCGCACTTTGGTGTTTGCTGCTTCTTCTCTTCAACAGATTTCCCCAGATCGATCTTTCCGTCGCCGGTAGCGTCTTTACGAATGGGCCTTGCGCTTCGGCAGACCCGGTCGGCGATGTCTGCGGCATGTTTGGCTATGACAGGGATCGGCTCTTCGTCAATCTGCGCTCCATCACGCTCGTTTTACCCTATATCGCAGTGGTCGTGCTGCTCGCCGTCATTTACTTGTCCTGGAGGAAACTCGGACCCCATTGGCGCACACCAAAAGTCAACCAGTGCGTAGCGGCACTCCTGTCACTTGCCCTCGGCTGCGGCGTCATCGTCAATCTGATCCTGAAAGCGTTCTCCGGCCGGCCGCGCCCCCGCGATACCGATCTCTTCGGTGGAGTGTTCAATTTCGTTGAGGCGGGCTCGTTTGCCGGCCAATGCCTGAAGAATTGTTCTTTCATTTCCGGAGAGTCATCATCGGCCGGATGGCTTCTCTGTCTCGTCCTGCTGCTGCCGCCGCGCTGGCGTCTTCCTCTCGGAGTGCCGCTCGCCGTCGCGTCGATCATAATGCCGACGATGCGTGTTCTGACCGGTGCCCACTATCTCTCCGATGCAGTCCTCGGTTGGCTTTTGTCGCTGGTCATCTTCGCAGCCATGTTGACCGTTTTCGAGATTTTCGGCCCCAGATCGCAGCGGCCTTGA